Proteins from a genomic interval of Triplophysa dalaica isolate WHDGS20190420 chromosome 13, ASM1584641v1, whole genome shotgun sequence:
- the dnajc5ga gene encoding dnaJ (Hsp40) homolog, subfamily C, member 5 gamma a isoform X1 produces MADAKQPSDKPQRKMSTAGESLYKVLGLEKGASGDDIKKSYRKLALKYHPDKNPENPEAAEKFKEINNANSILADETKRKIYDEYGSMGLYVSEQFGEESVKYYFLMSKCWFKAMVMCCAVFSCCCCCCCCCFCCGKCKPPEDDENYQYVDPEDLEAQIKAEQDGGGSSIPILIQPSSTVNTSESTYFASSQPTYTNQK; encoded by the exons ATGGCAGACGCCAAGCAGCCCTCTGACAAGCCCCAGAGGAAGATGTCCACTGCAGGGGAGAGTTTATACAAGGTGTTGGGACTGGAGAAAGGGGCTTCAGGGGACGATATAAAAAAATCGTACAG AAAACTGGCTCTAAAATACCACCCGGACAAAAATCCTGAAAACCCTGAAGCTGcagaaaagtttaaagaaataaacaatgctAATTCCATCCTCGCCGACGAGACCAAGCGCAAGATCTACGATGAATACGGTTCAATGGGCCTCTACGTGTCCGAGCAGTTTGGAGAGGAGAGCGTCAAATATTACTTCCTCATGTCCAAGTGTTGGTTCAAG GCTATGGTCATGTGCTGCGCAGTCTTCTcgtgctgctgctgttgttgctgcTGTTGTTTCTGCTGTGGAAAGTGCAAACCACCAGAGGATGATGAGAACTACCAGTATGTGGACCCAGAAGACCTGGAGGCACAGATCAAAGCAGAGCAGGATGGAGGAG GCTCAAGTATCCCTATTTTGATCCAGCCCAGTTCCACCGTCAACACCTCCGAGTCCACATATTTTGCCTCCAGCCAGCCCACGTACACCAACCAGAAGTGA
- the dnajc5ga gene encoding dnaJ (Hsp40) homolog, subfamily C, member 5 gamma a isoform X3: MADAKQPSDKPQRKMSTAGESLYKVLGLEKGASGDDIKKSYRKLALKYHPDKNPENPEAAEKFKEINNANSILADETKRKIYDEYGSMGLYVSEQFGEESVKYYFLMSKCWFKAMVMCCAVFSCCCCCCCCCFCCGKCKPPEDDENYQYVDPEDLEAQIKAEQDGGVGR; the protein is encoded by the exons ATGGCAGACGCCAAGCAGCCCTCTGACAAGCCCCAGAGGAAGATGTCCACTGCAGGGGAGAGTTTATACAAGGTGTTGGGACTGGAGAAAGGGGCTTCAGGGGACGATATAAAAAAATCGTACAG AAAACTGGCTCTAAAATACCACCCGGACAAAAATCCTGAAAACCCTGAAGCTGcagaaaagtttaaagaaataaacaatgctAATTCCATCCTCGCCGACGAGACCAAGCGCAAGATCTACGATGAATACGGTTCAATGGGCCTCTACGTGTCCGAGCAGTTTGGAGAGGAGAGCGTCAAATATTACTTCCTCATGTCCAAGTGTTGGTTCAAG GCTATGGTCATGTGCTGCGCAGTCTTCTcgtgctgctgctgttgttgctgcTGTTGTTTCTGCTGTGGAAAGTGCAAACCACCAGAGGATGATGAGAACTACCAGTATGTGGACCCAGAAGACCTGGAGGCACAGATCAAAGCAGAGCAGGATGGAGGAG TGGGACGGTGA
- the dnajc5ga gene encoding dnaJ (Hsp40) homolog, subfamily C, member 5 gamma a isoform X2, with translation MADAKQPSDKPQRKMSTAGESLYKVLGLEKGASGDDIKKSYRKLALKYHPDKNPENPEAAEKFKEINNANSILADETKRKIYDEYGSMGLYVSEQFGEESVKYYFLMSKCWFKAMVMCCAVFSCCCCCCCCCFCCGKCKPPEDDENYQYVDPEDLEAQIKAEQDGGGETIIIVQPISSPGPEISSEILPDSK, from the exons ATGGCAGACGCCAAGCAGCCCTCTGACAAGCCCCAGAGGAAGATGTCCACTGCAGGGGAGAGTTTATACAAGGTGTTGGGACTGGAGAAAGGGGCTTCAGGGGACGATATAAAAAAATCGTACAG AAAACTGGCTCTAAAATACCACCCGGACAAAAATCCTGAAAACCCTGAAGCTGcagaaaagtttaaagaaataaacaatgctAATTCCATCCTCGCCGACGAGACCAAGCGCAAGATCTACGATGAATACGGTTCAATGGGCCTCTACGTGTCCGAGCAGTTTGGAGAGGAGAGCGTCAAATATTACTTCCTCATGTCCAAGTGTTGGTTCAAG GCTATGGTCATGTGCTGCGCAGTCTTCTcgtgctgctgctgttgttgctgcTGTTGTTTCTGCTGTGGAAAGTGCAAACCACCAGAGGATGATGAGAACTACCAGTATGTGGACCCAGAAGACCTGGAGGCACAGATCAAAGCAGAGCAGGATGGAGGAG GTGAAACGATAATTATTGTCCAGCCTATATCTAGCCCTGGTCCAGAAATCTCCAGTGAAATTTTACCGGATTCAAAATGA